Genomic DNA from Filimonas effusa:
GTTTCCTTTACATTCAGATTCATACGCCCGGCCTTTTCAACCAGCGCATTGTCTATCATAAATTCATAACCTGTTTGTTTTTTGATGATCTCACACACCTGCTTCAGGCTGAGATCTTTTCCCGAAACCGTCACCCGTTGCGCAAGGGTCCTGGCAGAGAGATGAAGTGAAAAAACAAACATGAAAAAAGCAGTTAGTTTCATGATGCGTATTATTTGTTTTACACATCGGGCTTTCTCAGGCCCGTCAATAAGCAGTAGCATTGGCTTCCGCCCGGGTAAGGCATGGCCAGGTACAAGTAAATTCATACTTTTGTACAGTTTTGGATTTTTACGATAATTGATTTTCGAACGAAGTTGATCCATCGGTAATCCAGATCTTCCGGGCGCTGAGTACGAGTCAGTGCCCTTTTTTATACAGGATGCCGGCCGAAATTTGTCTAGCTTTTCATCATATGCAATTGTATTGGTATTGGTGAATTATCTCGTTCCGGGTATTACAACTATTCTTTTTTCTTCCACTTTAAAATGAACTGCGTGTGTTGCTTCAAGTACTTCCAACAGGTCGCCAACATCACTCTTGCGTGAAACAACACCATCAAAATAGACTTCAGGCACAGCCGACTGGTAAACGATAGCTACATCATACCAGCGGGCAACCTGGCGCAGTATCGATGACAGGCTGCCATGATTAAACCTGAACTCGCCGTTTTTCCAGGCCAGTACTTCCTCCAGATCTGGTGTAGATACCTGCAGGTTTGCGGTTCCGTTTGTTAAAGATGCTTGTTCTTTGGGCTTCAGTAATTTTTGTGCTCCGGCAGCTTTTACAAGCACCTTTCCTTCGACAAGGGTAGCTGCAATTTTACCTTCATCTTTATAAGCCATGATATTAAAGGCGGTACCTAATACCTGTACATCGAGGTTACCCGTTTTTACAATAAATGCAGCGCTTTTGGGGGCCACTTCAAAATAGGCTTCCCCATCCAGCTCTACGCTGCGTTCTTTGCCTGAAAAGGATGCCGGGTATTTGAGCGAAGAAGCGCTGTTTAACCAAACATTGGTGCCGTCTGGCAGTAATACGCTGAACTTGCCGCCGCGTGGTACTTTAAGTGTGTTATAGGCTACCGCAGATGTGTTGCTGTTACCTGCCTGGTATTGCAGCCTTCCGCCGGAAAGATTAATGATCTGTATGCCGCCATCATTGGTGAGCTTGCCGTTGCCGGCAGTATCCAATAGAATGGTGCGTCCGTCGGAGAGCGTAAGGGTTGCCTTGTCTGAAGCCGGTTTTATTTTAGCCATAGCTCCCGGTTGTAACGGTACTGGCTTGTGCTGCCGCAAAATAAATACGCCGGCGCCCGCTATCAGAAGTAAGACCGCCGCTGCCCACCAGCGCAACATAGGAATGCGTGGAGCAACCTTGCCGGCATCTTTTGGGTCTTCCCCGCGGCTGATGCAAACCTGTTGCAGTATTGCACGGATCCGTGTATCGGGTATATCGGCCTTTGGCTCCGGACCTTCATAGAGCTCATCGAACATCAACCGGAGATCATTGTCATGATGCCCTGTTTTTATAAGGGCTTCCAGCTCCCTCCAATCCTGCACTTTGCCCTCGTTGGCGAGGAATTGCCGCAGCAAAATATGAAATCTGGTTTCGGTCATATATACTTAGACGTATGAAGAAATTGCAGGTATTAGTGCCGGTAAAAATTATTTTTCCAGCACCTGCAGCAATAACTGTATTACGGGTACTGTTACCAAAGCATCCGGGTAATAACTGCTTAAATAAGTACGGATAGATTGCAGGGCTGCGGACATGTGTACCTTTACCGTATGTTTGGAAATAGACAGTTCGGCTGCAATTTCTTCCTGTGAAAGCCCTTTGATCCGGGCAAGCTCATATACTGCCCGTTGCCGTTCAGGTAACGATTCAATGGCCCTTGCCAGCAGTTGGGTAGATTCATTGTCCCTTACTTTGAAATCTGCATCGTTAACCGGCGCAGCCGCAGCGGATACTTTTTTATAGGCTTCTTCAAAATCCATTTTCCGTACCTGGTCAATCACCAGGTTGCGGGTCATGGCATTGATATAACTGTTCAGGTATTGGATGGGCTGTAACGCTTTTCGTTTCTGCCAAAGGCGTAAAAATACTTCCTGTACAATTTCTTCTGCTGCTTCGGGGTTTTTTAGAAATAATAAGGCTGTGCCGTACACTCTTTTACGGTATTTGTCGAATAGTACCGCAAAGGCATACTCGCTGTCGCGGGAGAGTAATTGCAACAATTCTTTTTCTTCAGGAACATGTTCAGGCATCAGGTAAACAGTCAGTTCTATCTCCTAAAGATAAGCAGTTTGCTGGTTATGCCCTTAAGTGCTTAACGAAAGCTTATTCAATGACGCGGCAGTAATGCCGGCAATCTGTTGTATGTTTAAGTACAATCAACAGACGAGCAATGGATACATCCAGAAGAGACTTTCTCAGGAAGGCGGCGTTGTTATCAGGCGCAGCCGGGCTTTCAGGTATTTTGCCCGAATCTATTCAAAAAGCGCTTGCTATAACGCCCCCAAAAAACAGTACTTATCTCGATGCGGAACATATCGTTTTCCTGATGCAGGAAAACCGCTCCTTCGATCATTGTTTTGGCAGCCTCCGCGGCGTGCGTGGCTTCGATGATCCAAGGGCTATCAGTTTGCCCAGCCAATATCCTGTCTGGCTGCAAACAAATAAAGAAGGGCAGACCTTTGCGCCCTGGCGCCTGAACATGAAAGAATCCAAAGCCACCTGGATGAGCGGCTTGCCACATTCCTGGGAAGACCAGGTAGATGCGCTGAATAATGGCAAGCACGATCAGTGGCTCAATGTCAAGCGGTCCGGCAATAAAGCTTATGCCGCCATGCCACTTACATTAGGTTATTACAACAGGCAGGATATTCCCTTTTACTATGCCATGGCCGACGCGTTTACGGTATGCGACCAGTATTTCTGTTCAGCACTTACCGGTACCACGCCCAACAGGCTCTTTTTCTGGACGGGGAAACTAAGAGAAAACGAAAATGATCAGGCCCGCGTAAGGAATGGGGAAGTAGACTATAATAAGAAACTGAAATGGACAACGTTTCCCGAACGCCTGGAACAGGCAGGTATCTCCTGGAGGATCTATCAGAACGAACTAAGCCTGCCTTCCGGTTTTAAAGGCGAGCAGGATTCCTGGCTCAGCAACTTTACCGATAACCCGTTAGAGTGGTTCCAGCAGTACAAGGTAGAGAAAAAAAACCAGGACCTTTCAGGCATTGAAAAGAACCTGCACGAAAAAGCCTTTACCACAAACAAGAATGATCCCAACTATAGAGAATTAACCAGTATGCAGTATAACGACGGCGATACTGTTCATTCCCTCCAGGTACCCAAAGGCGATATCCTGCACCAGTTCAGGCAGGATGTGACAGATAACAAGCTTCCCACCGTATCCTGGCTTGTGGCGCCTGAAAAGTTTTCAGACCA
This window encodes:
- a CDS encoding FecR family protein, with amino-acid sequence MTETRFHILLRQFLANEGKVQDWRELEALIKTGHHDNDLRLMFDELYEGPEPKADIPDTRIRAILQQVCISRGEDPKDAGKVAPRIPMLRWWAAAVLLLIAGAGVFILRQHKPVPLQPGAMAKIKPASDKATLTLSDGRTILLDTAGNGKLTNDGGIQIINLSGGRLQYQAGNSNTSAVAYNTLKVPRGGKFSVLLPDGTNVWLNSASSLKYPASFSGKERSVELDGEAYFEVAPKSAAFIVKTGNLDVQVLGTAFNIMAYKDEGKIAATLVEGKVLVKAAGAQKLLKPKEQASLTNGTANLQVSTPDLEEVLAWKNGEFRFNHGSLSSILRQVARWYDVAIVYQSAVPEVYFDGVVSRKSDVGDLLEVLEATHAVHFKVEEKRIVVIPGTR
- a CDS encoding RNA polymerase sigma factor, producing MPEHVPEEKELLQLLSRDSEYAFAVLFDKYRKRVYGTALLFLKNPEAAEEIVQEVFLRLWQKRKALQPIQYLNSYINAMTRNLVIDQVRKMDFEEAYKKVSAAAAPVNDADFKVRDNESTQLLARAIESLPERQRAVYELARIKGLSQEEIAAELSISKHTVKVHMSAALQSIRTYLSSYYPDALVTVPVIQLLLQVLEK